In Scylla paramamosain isolate STU-SP2022 chromosome 1, ASM3559412v1, whole genome shotgun sequence, one DNA window encodes the following:
- the LOC135105894 gene encoding valine--tRNA ligase-like isoform X2: MTKGAMDLYMSEVARGVARGRLAACATREMCMNIKKGACQERFVWCKELAQEASEAVQSGRLNLVPQLHRRAWHSWLDNITDWCVSQQLWWGHRMPVYHITAADGREVWVAAARRKMQGGRLCRRKTVLLHGLLCDGGGHKTSKSWGNVINPLDVISGASLEVLCERMEGSLNTEEVLTGIRRNFPTGIPECGADALWFTLCSTNFNIMGALPPPCNTTTTTTTTAAITYEGERL, translated from the exons ATGACCAA agggGCAATGGATCTGTACAtgagtgaggtggcgaggggcgtggccagggggcggctagcagcgtgtgccaccagggaaatgtgtatgaacataaaaaaaggcgCCTGTCAAGAAAG gTTCGTTTGGTGCAAGGAGTTGGCACAGGAGGCGTCTGAGGCTGTGCAGAGCGGCCGTCTGAACCTGGTGCCACAGCTGCACAGGAGGGCATGGCATAGCTGGCTGGACAACATCACAGACTGGTGTGTCTCCCAGCAACTCTGGTGGGGCCACAGAATGCCAGTGTACCACATCACTGCAGCAGACGGccgggaggtgtgggtggcagCTGCtcggaggaagatgcaaggcggAAGGCTGTGCAGAAGGAAG actgtgctgctgcatggcctcctgtgtgatggtggcggccacAAGACATCCAAGTCCTGGGGCAATGTGATAAACCCCCTGGATGTGATCAGTGGGGCGTCCCTGGAG GTACTGTgtgagaggatggaggggagcCTGAATACAGAAGAGGTACTCACTGGTATCAGGAGGAACTTCCCCACAGGCATCCCAGAGTGTGGAGCTGATGCCCTTTGGTTCACCCTGTGCTCCACCAACTTCAATA tcatgggtgccttgcctcctccttgcaacaccaccaccaccaccaccaccactgctgccattACCTACGAGGGGGAGAGACTGTGA
- the LOC135105894 gene encoding valine--tRNA ligase-like isoform X3: MTKGAMDLYMSEVARGVARGRLAACATREMCMNIKKGACQERFVWCKELAQEASEAVQSGRLNLVPQLHRRAWHSWLDNITDWCVSQQLWWGHRMPVYHITAADGREVWVAAARRKMQGGRLCRRKTVLLHGLLCDGGGHKTSKSWGNVINPLDVISGASLEVLCERMEGSLNTEEVLTGIRRNFPTGIPECGADALWFTLCSTNFNSSEASRELPRVKLVV; this comes from the exons ATGACCAA agggGCAATGGATCTGTACAtgagtgaggtggcgaggggcgtggccagggggcggctagcagcgtgtgccaccagggaaatgtgtatgaacataaaaaaaggcgCCTGTCAAGAAAG gTTCGTTTGGTGCAAGGAGTTGGCACAGGAGGCGTCTGAGGCTGTGCAGAGCGGCCGTCTGAACCTGGTGCCACAGCTGCACAGGAGGGCATGGCATAGCTGGCTGGACAACATCACAGACTGGTGTGTCTCCCAGCAACTCTGGTGGGGCCACAGAATGCCAGTGTACCACATCACTGCAGCAGACGGccgggaggtgtgggtggcagCTGCtcggaggaagatgcaaggcggAAGGCTGTGCAGAAGGAAG actgtgctgctgcatggcctcctgtgtgatggtggcggccacAAGACATCCAAGTCCTGGGGCAATGTGATAAACCCCCTGGATGTGATCAGTGGGGCGTCCCTGGAG GTACTGTgtgagaggatggaggggagcCTGAATACAGAAGAGGTACTCACTGGTATCAGGAGGAACTTCCCCACAGGCATCCCAGAGTGTGGAGCTGATGCCCTTTGGTTCACCCTGTGCTCCACCAACTTCAATA GTTCGGAGGCCTCCAGAGAGCTGCCCAGAGTGAAGCTTGTGGTATAG
- the LOC135105894 gene encoding valine--tRNA ligase-like isoform X1 has translation MTKGAMDLYMSEVARGVARGRLAACATREMCMNIKKGACQERFVWCKELAQEASEAVQSGRLNLVPQLHRRAWHSWLDNITDWCVSQQLWWGHRMPVYHITAADGREVWVAAARRKMQGGRLCRRKTVLLHGLLCDGGGHKTSKSWGNVINPLDVISGASLEVLCERMEGSLNTEEVLTGIRRNFPTGIPECGADALWFTLCSTNFNTAHPVLQPQGTHLSFSSHGCLASSLQHHHHHHHHCCHYLRGGETVMWLQVARFGGLQRAAQSEACGIEGQLLIIKLT, from the exons ATGACCAA agggGCAATGGATCTGTACAtgagtgaggtggcgaggggcgtggccagggggcggctagcagcgtgtgccaccagggaaatgtgtatgaacataaaaaaaggcgCCTGTCAAGAAAG gTTCGTTTGGTGCAAGGAGTTGGCACAGGAGGCGTCTGAGGCTGTGCAGAGCGGCCGTCTGAACCTGGTGCCACAGCTGCACAGGAGGGCATGGCATAGCTGGCTGGACAACATCACAGACTGGTGTGTCTCCCAGCAACTCTGGTGGGGCCACAGAATGCCAGTGTACCACATCACTGCAGCAGACGGccgggaggtgtgggtggcagCTGCtcggaggaagatgcaaggcggAAGGCTGTGCAGAAGGAAG actgtgctgctgcatggcctcctgtgtgatggtggcggccacAAGACATCCAAGTCCTGGGGCAATGTGATAAACCCCCTGGATGTGATCAGTGGGGCGTCCCTGGAG GTACTGTgtgagaggatggaggggagcCTGAATACAGAAGAGGTACTCACTGGTATCAGGAGGAACTTCCCCACAGGCATCCCAGAGTGTGGAGCTGATGCCCTTTGGTTCACCCTGTGCTCCACCAACTTCAATA CTGCACACCCCGTCCTGCAGCCTCAAGGcactcacctctccttttccagtcatgggtgccttgcctcctccttgcaacaccaccaccaccaccaccaccactgctgccattACCTACGAGGGGGAGAGACTGTGATGTGGCTGCAGGTGGCTAG GTTCGGAGGCCTCCAGAGAGCTGCCCAGAGTGAAGCTTGTGGTATAGAGGGACAGCTGCTGATCATCAAGCTTACATAG